From Spirochaetales bacterium, a single genomic window includes:
- a CDS encoding tetratricopeptide repeat protein: MKRFSVICIFIMFFSLFASGEESLLEKARRLAGENKIEEAVPLYRQWFEKWLEEHRDDEPVVDVVAEYIRIENEPAFFVSTLVPVIPHIQKASLRSGLTAVCALVMELGGNTEEAVRYYIKAANSANDDKKSDYLLNAAELIFEQGDFERTKELLTPVMAQKGKSDVRGRAACLYARSLFAAGNTEEAERYYRIIMVENKDSEAYPQILLGYCELCFVTGKKEKALEIYELLRRSYSGSPEYYCAGQLIERTESLIESFPGPSSYFLPYTSIEQEVKKTGSEDDHSENPPSFDENAPLFIQTGSYVMKDNALEMVKELESHSFKAVIIEKLIGETRYYRVVIEVKKGEISNDIVLRLKEAGYEGFLVSQ, from the coding sequence ATGAAAAGGTTTTCCGTAATATGCATATTCATCATGTTTTTTTCCCTGTTTGCGTCAGGCGAAGAATCGCTTCTCGAAAAGGCACGACGATTAGCGGGCGAAAACAAAATAGAGGAGGCCGTTCCGCTCTACAGGCAATGGTTTGAAAAATGGCTTGAGGAACACCGGGATGATGAGCCCGTCGTCGATGTCGTTGCCGAATATATACGCATTGAAAACGAACCTGCTTTCTTCGTTTCGACACTGGTTCCGGTTATCCCGCATATACAAAAGGCTTCATTACGTTCCGGGTTGACCGCCGTCTGTGCGCTGGTCATGGAACTGGGCGGAAATACCGAAGAAGCGGTTCGCTACTATATCAAAGCCGCAAACTCAGCAAACGACGATAAAAAATCGGACTACCTCCTGAATGCGGCAGAACTTATTTTTGAACAGGGGGACTTCGAGAGAACGAAGGAACTCCTTACTCCCGTGATGGCTCAAAAGGGAAAGTCCGATGTTCGGGGCCGCGCGGCATGTCTTTATGCGAGAAGCCTTTTTGCGGCCGGAAACACAGAGGAAGCCGAACGCTATTACAGAATCATCATGGTCGAAAATAAGGATTCGGAAGCGTATCCGCAGATACTGCTGGGGTATTGCGAACTCTGTTTCGTAACGGGGAAAAAAGAAAAAGCACTGGAAATATATGAACTGTTACGTCGATCATACTCCGGATCTCCCGAATATTACTGCGCCGGACAATTAATCGAAAGGACGGAATCCTTGATTGAAAGCTTTCCGGGACCCTCGAGTTATTTTCTCCCATATACCTCGATAGAGCAGGAAGTTAAAAAGACGGGCAGTGAAGACGATCATTCGGAAAATCCGCCTTCATTCGATGAAAACGCTCCGCTTTTTATCCAGACCGGTTCGTATGTCATGAAGGATAACGCGTTGGAAATGGTTAAGGAACTCGAATCACATTCATTCAAAGCCGTCATTATAGAAAAATTAATCGGAGAGACACGATATTACCGTGTTGTCATCGAAGTAAAAAAAGGCGAGATCTCAAACGATATTGTTCTCCGTTTGAAAGAGGCGGGGTACGAAGGATTCCTTGTTTCACAATAA
- a CDS encoding DUF1049 domain-containing protein — MPWKLIGILSILTLFLVFAWFNTHLVTIYFGPVKVENIPMFVSLFFSFLSGAIIALPFSLISSIKKKKKIKQQLKEKNELLKEEIKEGRDRNAYIESNHGKENGGTYDGPLDDKEEEKTVKKSKKKRK, encoded by the coding sequence ATGCCCTGGAAACTCATTGGTATACTCTCCATCCTGACACTGTTTCTTGTCTTTGCCTGGTTCAATACCCATCTCGTCACCATTTATTTCGGCCCCGTAAAAGTCGAGAATATTCCGATGTTCGTATCGCTTTTTTTCTCGTTTCTTTCAGGGGCGATTATCGCCCTTCCGTTTTCACTCATCAGCTCGATCAAGAAGAAAAAGAAAATCAAGCAGCAGCTAAAAGAGAAAAACGAACTTCTCAAGGAGGAAATAAAAGAAGGCAGGGATCGTAATGCATACATCGAAAGCAATCACGGGAAAGAAAACGGCGGGACTTACGATGGTCCCCTCGACGACAAGGAAGAAGAGAAAACCGTAAAAAAATCAAAAAAGAAACGAAAATGA